Proteins encoded by one window of Planctomycetia bacterium:
- a CDS encoding 50S ribosomal protein L17, whose amino-acid sequence MRHRRKGRILGRSPSHQRALLRNLASALFLTERDAEFDPNAPKVKGRIITTLEKAKEVRPLVEKCITLARRAVEQRAAAAEFGSTAKRNSEEWKAWKQSERYKSWVKAVGPSIAARRRVLKMLGDKKAVKVLFDDVAARFNGRTGGYTRIMRLAKPRLGDSGTRAILEFVGVRDRAAPAAAAPAFEGGEAKK is encoded by the coding sequence ATGCGACATCGCAGAAAAGGCCGAATCCTCGGCCGCAGTCCTAGCCACCAACGAGCCTTGTTGCGCAACCTCGCCAGCGCGCTGTTCCTTACGGAGCGCGATGCGGAGTTCGATCCCAACGCTCCGAAGGTCAAGGGCCGCATCATCACCACCTTGGAAAAAGCCAAGGAAGTTCGGCCGCTCGTCGAGAAGTGCATCACGCTCGCTCGTCGCGCCGTCGAACAACGGGCCGCAGCCGCCGAGTTCGGCAGCACCGCTAAGCGCAATAGCGAAGAGTGGAAGGCTTGGAAGCAAAGCGAGCGCTATAAGAGTTGGGTCAAAGCGGTCGGTCCGTCGATCGCCGCTCGTCGTCGCGTCTTGAAGATGCTCGGCGACAAGAAAGCCGTGAAGGTGCTGTTCGACGACGTCGCCGCACGCTTCAACGGTCGCACCGGCGGTTATACCCGCATCATGCGTTTGGCGAAGCCGCGCCTCGGCGACTCCGGCACCCGAGCCATTTTGGAATTCGTCGGCGTGCGCGATCGGGCCGCTCCGGCCGCCGCAGCCCCGGCCTTCGAGGGTGGCGAAGCTAAGAAGTAA
- a CDS encoding DNA-directed RNA polymerase subunit alpha, giving the protein MRIRWRGFELPSTVTCEKESLTATYGKFIAEPFERGFGTTVGNALRRVLLSSLEGSAVTQVKIQGSQHEFTSIPGVVEDVTDVILNIKSIVVKNHSESTKVIRIEKNTKGPVTGADVQTDGTVEVINKNLQICTMTADVPFSVEMVIENGRGYVPSSEHSPNVEIGIIPVDAVYSPVVRVRYEIEETRVGQKTNYDKLTLEIWTNGSIGPEMALVEAAKIMRKHLNPFVQYSELGSQVFAESRVSGPAMTDAAGEAKLNMSLAELNLSVRAMNCLESENIHTVRDLVVRNPDQLLEVRNFGDTTLKEVTEKLTSLGLRLGMRVPVSGSF; this is encoded by the coding sequence ATGCGTATTCGTTGGCGTGGCTTTGAGTTGCCCAGTACCGTCACGTGCGAAAAGGAAAGCCTAACCGCGACCTACGGTAAGTTCATCGCCGAGCCGTTCGAGCGTGGCTTCGGAACGACCGTGGGGAACGCGCTGCGTCGCGTCTTGCTTTCGAGCCTCGAAGGTAGCGCCGTCACACAAGTGAAGATCCAAGGCTCGCAGCACGAGTTCACGAGCATTCCGGGCGTCGTCGAAGACGTGACCGACGTCATCCTGAACATCAAGTCGATCGTGGTGAAGAACCACAGCGAGAGCACGAAGGTTATTCGTATCGAGAAGAATACGAAGGGCCCTGTCACCGGTGCCGACGTGCAAACCGACGGCACGGTCGAGGTCATCAACAAGAACTTGCAGATCTGCACGATGACGGCCGATGTGCCGTTCAGCGTCGAAATGGTCATCGAAAACGGCCGCGGTTACGTTCCTTCGTCGGAGCATAGCCCGAACGTCGAGATCGGCATCATTCCGGTCGATGCGGTGTATAGCCCGGTCGTTCGCGTGCGCTATGAAATCGAAGAGACGCGTGTCGGACAAAAGACGAACTACGACAAGCTTACGCTGGAGATTTGGACCAACGGTTCGATCGGTCCCGAGATGGCTTTGGTCGAAGCGGCCAAGATCATGCGGAAGCACCTCAACCCGTTCGTGCAATACAGCGAATTGGGCTCGCAAGTCTTCGCCGAAAGTCGCGTCAGCGGCCCTGCGATGACCGATGCGGCCGGCGAAGCGAAGCTCAACATGAGCCTTGCCGAGTTGAACCTTTCGGTTCGTGCGATGAACTGCCTCGAATCGGAAAACATCCACACGGTACGCGACCTCGTCGTCCGCAACCCGGATCAATTGCTCGAAGTCCGCAACTTCGGCGACACCACGCTGAAGGAAGTGACTGAAAAGTTGACTTCGCTCGGCCTGCGCCTCGGCATGCGAGTGCCGGTGAGCGGCAGCTTCTAA